The stretch of DNA AAAGAAATAATATCTAATTCCGAGGATATGCGCAAATTTATAATCTTAGATGATATACTTTGGAATGACTGGGATCCAATTCGTGTTAATGGAACTAGTGCGAGACACGAATATTATCGATACAATCTTCAATTGATCGAATTATTAAAACAAAATCCAGATGATGAAAAAATATTAGAATTTTTTCAAGATTTACACCAAAATCAATTGGGAATAGTATATGATGATCGATTATTACGTCTGTTGATTCAGAAAATAAAAGCTATATTAATTAACTAAAAGTTTAAAATTGTTTTAAAAAATTGATCCATGAGAATGAAGAAAATTAACAATGATACAGCTCCAGCAGCGACGTTTTAAATTAAATGATATAACGATTTACCATCTTTAATATATTAAATGACGATGCTTAGCATATCATTAGTAAACGCAATTCATTATCATTTTCTTTGGGAGCTCGATGGACACACGGTCTTACTTTTTGATTGGGATGATCTACCGCTAAACGCCAAAGATGGATATTCCCGAGATTATAGGGACGTGCATGCGGTAATTCATGATAATGTAAATCAAAATAATTCTCGGTTATAAACGATTCAAACCCACTTTCATCACCTTCATAAATTTCCAATAACTTTTGACGAATTTCGGGATGATCTTTTTTTAAAATAACATGATCATTTGGAATAATATCACTCGATGCGCCATAATAAGTACAGAGAATGGTATCTGTTGGTACAGGAGAACGATCAACATGAAAAGAATAGACATCAGTAGATATAAAATCAAATTCATCGTCGATGGGATAAGATTTTAATAGGTTGAGACTAGGTTGTGCTCCTTGTAGTTCTAAATTCTTGAAATCTTCGATAATAATAGAACGTGCTTTTTGACCAGAAACCGATAAATTCAATGCATACAAATCGGACATACTCACTTCGGTAATTTCCTCTTTTAATTTTAATTGATCTACAATTTCTTTAAAATCGGCATCAGTACTTCGAATCCATCCTATGGCGTTTACTTGCTCATGAAATTCAAGATCAAATAATGCTTGAAAAGAGTCTACAAATTCGACTTGTGGTGATGGATTTGGTGTAAGTTTCATGCCTGCAAAATTAAAGGGAATAAATGATTATTTGGAAATATGATGGAAAAACCTTTGCTATAAGTTCCATAATTCAAGATTGTTTTTAAACTCAAATGGTTGAGGTGATTGAATCATCAGCTCGATAATGTTACCATTTTTCAATTTTAAGTGGAGTGCTTTATTCACTTTTTGTAAATCGCGTTGTAATTTGATGATGGAGTAGTTATCTTTAAAATCATCTGCTGTATTTCCATTCAATTCCAATATTTCATCCATTAGATTCAAGCCATTTTTAACCGTATTGTCGTTTGGAATAATTTGAACGATTTTTAGCTTTTGATCCATTTCAATACAATATATCCAAATTCTTTATCTGTGTTACTTGCTGATGGTTTTTGGCGAGGTGTAAGTGCGTAAACCTTTTCTGCAGAAGTTTTAATAATCAAATTGTAATGATCTCTAAAAATTCGATTCCCTAAAACCAAATCTCGATTTGTTTTACCAAAATTGAGACGTAATAATTGCTTTAAAGTTTGTCCGCCTAAAGTCTAAGGGTATTGATCTTTATTTGTAAATGCTGTATCAATTGGAGCAACATCTGTCACACTTACGGTTTTTAAGCCTATAATTTTTGTTGCTTTTGCACGTGAAAAAATTGAAACATTTTGAAGATTTATTTCAATTTCATCTGCATTAGAACCAAAATCAATTTGGGCATAAGTTGGAATATCATAAAACGTGATGGCATATGATGCAATTGATGATCATCAATAACAAACGGAAGCTTGAAGAAATTTTCTGTGATTTCGAATGGCTTCTACATAATTTTCATCGAAGTTAAAATTCCAATTCAATTGATTAAATCCAGTGTCCCATAAAAATGTAGAAGGATGACCATTTATTTTAAATGAATCAGAATCATATCATTTCATATTTCTAAAGGTAACCGTACTACTTCTTGATTAGAAGAAACTTGTCCTGATTTAGAAAAGATTTTAAATTCTTCAGTTGATCGAGCATATAATGATAAAGTATTAAAAAGGAGTAATAAAAAGGAATCCAATAAATAGAAATGTTTTTTCATAGAATTTTTGTTTCCTCATCATCAACATCAATTGTTCCAAAATGATGAAAGGGTCAAGGATTAGCTAAAATTTAATCGCTATACTTCAGTAATTCGAGATAAGGATCACCCGCTATTCCTAATGCTTTACAAAATGTGGGTTCCGTTTTATAACCGGATGATTTCAGACGAATGATTTCTTGCCTAAATTCTTCTCCTTTTGCAATTAATAGATGATGTTCTTTCATCATATGTAAATATCCCATTTGTTCTGTCGTGCAAATTGGAGCTGCATAGATTTCGAAAGGAAGAGTATTGCATGTAAATTGAACAACAAGTTTTTCATGGTTTCGTTTACATTTAAATTGAGGATAAAAGCCAAAAAAGATTGTATTTCTAATTCCAGTTGGTGTGTATCATAACATTCGAGAATGATATCCACATCGCTTCCTTCAATCGCAATATCAATTGGGATAGTGCCGACAACAATAGGATTATAATCGGTCAATTTATCAAGTATTTGATGCGTAATTAAAGTTTTGTAAACGTTTCTTTGCAAAGGATTTCCTTTATTCAAATAATCAATCGATTTAAAATTCATAAATCACGAGTAGAATAATTCTTAAATATTCAGATTTCAAATATAGGAATATAGACAGTCATACGATCCACAGTTAGTAATAGAATTTTGATTCAAATAAATGATAAATTAACTTAGAATCCATGAAAAAATCCCCAATGAATAACCAATGAGGATTTTTAATGTTTGAGTTAATATTAATAAATTAATTATAATGCGTGTGTTAGATTTCTTTCTTGTTGTTTGATTGAATAGGTTGACTTTATCATATCAGCAGCTTTTTCACCCACCATAATTGCTGGAGCATTCGTGTTTCCTGAAGGAACATCAGGCATAATGGATGCATCAGCAACACGTAACCCTTCAATTCCATATACTTTTAACGTTGGATCAACCACAGCATCTTGATCAATACCCATTTTACAAGTTCCCGTCATATGGTGATATGTGCTTGCTGCTTTGCGGATATAATCTAAGACTTCTTCTTTGGATTTGTCTTTTCCAGGATAAATTTCTTCTTTCATCCAATCTTTTAAAGCTTCAGTTTGTCCTAATTTTCGGCAAAGTTCTACGGCTTCATATAAAGCATCCAGATCAGCTTGTTCAGATAAATATTTTGGATCGATCATCGGATAATCTTTTGGGTTATTGGATTTAAGTTTCATAAATCCTTTTGAAGCTGGTCGTATCATTCCAGCACAAAATGTAAAAGCGTTCTCAGGTCCTTCAAATCCTGGAGCGTAGTATGGCAGAGCCATAAACAAAGGTTGTAAATCTGGTACAATCATTTCAGGTCTACTTTTCCAGAAAATTTGTGCTTCTAATAAATTAGCTTTAGGTGGAACAATCGTTTGCTTAGCTTCGAAAATAACACTGCATAACAAATGATCTTGTAAATTTTTACCAACTCCTGGTAAATGTTGAATCGCATCAATTCCAACTTCTTTCAATTCATCACGATCACCAATACCAGATAACATTAAGATTTGTGCAGATCCGATGGTTCCAGCAGATAAAATAACTTCTTCTTGCGCATATACACGATTAATTTCTCCATTTTTTTCATATTCCACACCTACACAACGTTGGTTTTCGATGATCAAACGATGCACCAATGCTTCTGTCGTAATGGTTAAATTTTCACTCGAAAGATGAGGTTTTAAGAAAGCTTCTGCTGTTGAACAACGGATTCCCTCTTTTGTTACAGACAAATCATTTAAACCTGCACCCCATATATTCGTATTAAAATCATCTGTGGTTGGATATCCTAATTCTTTACAACCATTAATTGCTGCAATAGAAATCGGATTAGGTTCTTTAATTTTCGTAACTGTCATAGGACCATTTCCTCCATGCATTTCGTTTTCACCTAATTCATAAGCTTCTGATTTTTTGAAGTAGGGTAGGACGCTCTCATAATCCCAACCATAACATCCTTTATATGCCCAATTGTCATAATCTTGTTTTGCGCCACGAATATAAATCATTCCATTAATGGCACTCGATCCTCCTAAAGTTTTACCACGAGGCCAATATTTTGTCACATTTCCAGCATGTTCTTGAGGTACGGTATGATAGGCCCAATCGCGAGGTGTATTCCATATTAATGGCCATTGTGCAGGAGATTGTATTTCCTCAGCGATATCGGAAGGTCCAGCTTCTAAAATCAATACGTTTAATTCTTTATTCTCAGCTAAACGAGAAGCTACTACTGCACCCGCAGATCCTGCTCCTATGATGATATAATCGTATGTTTTCATTTGTATGTGGTTTTGGTTTTGATTTTATTTTTTATAACTAATAATTTTAGGTAACGTAACTGCTTTTAATCCTTCAATACCGAATTCAACTCCGTATCCCGATTGTTTTACACCTCCGAAAGGAACAAATGGATGAATTGCACCATGTTGATTAATCCATACTGTTCCAGCTTCCATTTGTTGAGCCACTGAATCAAGTGTATGTTCATCAGTACCCCAAACAGAAGCGCCTAAACCAACTTCTAATTCATTTGCTTTACGAATAGCTTCTTCTAATGTTGTATAAGTAATAATCGGTAATACAGGTCCAAATTGTTCTTCATCAACGATAGCATCTCCATGATCTACTCCAGTGACCAATGTAATAGGAATAAAATAGCCTTGAGTTGGAATTTCTGGATTTGGAATTATAATTTTAGCATTAGAGTTGTTCTTGGTTTGCTCTAATAAGGCGTTCACTTTATCATATTGCATTTGATTTTGTAAAGGGCTCAAGAACACGTCTTCTTCGATACCATTTCCCATTTTGATGTTTTTGGTAACAGTCGTTAAAGCTTCCACTGTTGCATCTAAATCATCTTCATGTACATATAAGCGTTTTAAAGCTGCACACGTTTGTCCCATGTTTAGAAAGCTTCCCCAAAATAATCCTTCTGCAATTTGATGCATATCTGTTCCAGGCAAAACAATTCCTGCATCATTTCCTCCACATTCTAATGTCAAGCGAGCCATATTTTTTGTAGATGCTTCAATAATTCGTCGTCCCGTAGCAATTGAACCCGTAAACATAATTTTTGAAATGTCCTGATGTGCCGTTAAGTGTGCTCCAATTTTTCCATCTCCTGTTACAACATTTAAAACTCCTGCCGGTAAAATATCATTGATGATTCGGAACAATTCTAAAGAGGCAATGGTTGTATATTCAGAGGGTTTGATAACAACTGTATTTCCCATTTTAATCGATGGAATAATTTGCCAAATGGCAATCATTAAAGGCCTATTCCAAGGCGTAATAGCAGCTACAACACCAACAGGTAGACGTTTCAAAACATCTTTTCTGGTATTATCTTCAAATACGATTTCATCTGAAAGCTGTAAGGATGCAGGAACTTGTGTCCATCCTATACAAGCATCCATTTCGAATTGAGCACCAGGACCATTTAAGGGTTTACCTTGCTCTTTTGTAATCCATTCAGCCAAATACGATTTATTTGATCCTATGGCATCTGCAATTTGCAGGATGAATTGATCGCGTTCTTCTTGACTTAGTTTTCCCCATATTTTTTGTTGGGATTTAGCTGTCGCAATGGCTTCTTCAACATCTTCAATAGTAGAGGCATAATACTTTCCAATTAATTCCCCTGTGGCTGGGTTATTTACTTCGATAATTTCGTTAGATGTTTTATGTACACCATTAATGATATAAGAAAATGTATTCATTGTAATTTATTTTGTGTAATTTCATTATTCCAAATGTTGCCATTTTAAGTTATAATCGCTTGATTTATTCTACAAATGGTTTGATTTATTCTACAAAAATGATCGTGAACTTGCCATATGAATAAGATAGAAGAGAAAACAGTGTACAGTATACCCTATGGAGAGATTTGTTTATATGAAACAAATGTTCCGTTTAAGGGAATGAATTTTAATTTTGATCATCCATCCATTTCGATGATGATCCAAGGAGAAAAGAAAGTAAAATGGAATGATGAATGTTTTGAATTTGGAACTCGAAAAATTTTAATTCCAGAAAAAAAACAAATTCTAACAGTTGATATTGATGAAGCTTCATATGAACAACCCATCAAATGTGCCATACTTTCCATTGATGAAGATTTTGTGAGCTCATTTTATGATGAAATTACAGGCTTACAAAATAAAGATTGGTTAGATGTAATTGGTGGTGATGAGAAGGAAATTTTAAACTACTTTGTCTCAGAAGAAGGTTTGCTGATTAATAGTTTCTTCAACCTTTTGAATGATCGTACATCCATTAAAGAGAAAATGAATCATTTGGATTACATCTTTCAATTAAAAATGAAAGAATTAACTTATTTAATTTTACAATCAAAGGCGAGAAAATTAATCTTAAATCAATCATTGGCTCAAAATAATCCTTTGCACGAAGTCATTAATTATATCAATGCCAATTTTAAAGAAAAAATTAAGATTAGTGATTTGGCGAAAATAGCATGCATGAGCGAATCCAAATTATTTTCAAAATTCAAAGAAAATTTTGGATGTTCACCAAATCACTTTATTATTCAGAAACGTTTAGAGTTTGCTCGTCAATTGTTGACCAACCATATGAAACAATTAACTATATCTGAAATCAGTTATATGAGCGGTTTCAATAATGTTGAACATTTTAACCGTAAATTTAAAGAAGTGTATAATGAAACTCCTACACGAATGAAAAAAGAATTAACCTCAATTTCTTAATCGTTTTGAATTTATAATTCATTTTTATTAGAATTGAACTTAGATCCAAAAGTTACGTTCCCTTTTTTTAATACGATTTCAGAATGTAAAAATTGTGCTGCCTCTGCTGATTTCTTCACTTTTACACTGCTTCTCTTGATCATTTCTTCCTCAAAAGGTTGTAAAATGGTATCGCGAATTGTAATGGTATCGTGCTTTTGGCTGTAAATTGTTTTAATTTTTTGAGCCAACTGCAGAGCATCCAATAATGCTTGATTCGCTCCTTGACCTTTGAAAGGACTCATAGGATGTGCCGCATCTCCAATGAGAGTGACTGGCTCAGCATGTGTTAAATAAGATGGATTTAATATTTCACGATCATACACGGGATAACCCGTAATATTTGTAGGATCAGTTGCTTCAATAATTTGTGGAATAGGCGTATGCCATGCCGTACGTTTCATTACTTCTTCTTTTAAGGCAATGGCACCTTTTTGGCTAATGATTTTTGCATTTTCTTCTGTTGAAGGAAAACTAAATTGCCACATGATGGAATTCCTATCATAAGGCATCATATACATGCGCTCAGTTCCGTTTGCTGTTTGGAAAACGGTGTGACCATCCAATAACTCGTGTGGTGGGAGAGGTATGCGATACAAAGAGCATATTCCTAAAACAACAAGACATCCTAAATATCGTAATGGATAAAGTTCTTCAGAAATCAATTGTTGGCGTACTGCGCTTCGGATACCGTCAGCACCTACCAAAAGATCTACTTCGTAATGTTTATCTTGACCATTCAAGTCAAAAATTAATTCAACCTGATCGGCGGTATGAAAACTTTTCAAACGATGATTCCAAACGACTTGTTCATTACCACCCAATTGATCTAATAATGCCTGGCGCAAAGCTTGTCGTGCAATATGAACGTTGGTTGAACGATTTTTATTTTTTTCGGCAATTTTTTGTTGGTCGGTAAGATTTCGTAATCCCCATTGACCAATAACTTCTCCTTCGTGAGTATGAGCTAAATGCAGGGTAGAAACTATTCCTTCTTCAAGCGATGAAATCCCAAACTTTTTCATTTCTTTACTGGCTTGTTGTAAAGTTAAACCATAACCTTGGGAACGATCGTCAAATGCACGATCGCGTTCAAACAGTGTAAATGGGATTTGACGATGCAAACAAGCAAGGGCTAAAGCAACTCCTCCAATTCCTGCTCCTATAATGCCCACGTGCGGATATGTGGATTGCGATGCTGGAATTGTTTCACAGGCGATTAATCCAGTTCCTTCACAAGCGGTACAAATTTGTAATGTTGCCGTTGGTTTTTTTAAATGACTTGGAATGGGCTGATCATTTTTCAATTGAGCTAAAGCGGATTCATAACGTTGTAACTTTCGTTTCGAAACCCCTTGACTTTTCATACCATTGCCATGGCATGAAGTACAACTGATATAATTCTTGATTGCTTGTTTCAATTGATTCTTTTTTGCAAAAGTAATTCTTATGAATCGATTTTAAAAAAAGGGAATGAAAGAGCTTTTCTCCTAATATAGAAAAATAGTTTTCATTTCATCGAGAAGTGAATCAAATGTTTGATTTGTTCGCAGGCATATTTACAGATAACGTTGTATCTTTGAAAGATAAAAATCAAAGTGTAACGATAAATTATCGACCATGACTAAACATGATATTCAAACAATTGAACGATTAGATGAAATCGATCAAGCTTCATTTCAAAGACCACAAATCATATATAAACACAGTACAACGTGTGAATTAAATCAAATGATTTGGAATCAATTACAACAGAGTGATTTGGAACTGCAATATTTGGATTTATTAACTTATCGTCCAATTTCCAATGCCATAGAAGCGCGCTATCAAGTAAGACATGAATCGCCTCAGATTTTAATTATTAAAGAAGGGAAATGTGTGTATCATGTATCTCACCGAAAAATTAAAAATGAAGAGATTAGAGCTTTTCTAGATTCATTAAATGCATAAAATAAAAAGAGATGTACATCAATTGGACATCTCTTTTTTTGGAATAAACGATCGGATATATGGTGGATTAAGGTTTTTTAACGATCATATTAAGTAAAATTCATTTAGCTTTTCTTTGCATAAGTCATGAATGACTTCTACCCATGCGTCATTGGCATTTAAACATGGAATATATTCAAAATGTTCACCACCATTTTCTAAAAATATATCTTTTCCTTCCATGGCAATTTCTTCTAAAGTTTCTAAACAATCTGAAACAAATGCGGGGCAAACCACAGCCAATTTTTTAACGCCTTTTGAAGGCAATTGTTCTAAGGTTACATCTGTATAGGGTTCAATCCATTTGTCTTTTCCTAATCGGGATTGAAAGGATACAATCACTTTTTCTCGAGGTAAATTCAATTGTTGGATGACTTGATTGGTTGTTTCAAAACATTGGTGACGGTAACAAAAGAAATGGCTTGGGTTATTTGTTCGACTACAACAATCATTTAAATTGCACGTTTTCGTTGGATCTGTTTTATATATATGGCGTTCGGGAACCCCATGATATGAGAAAAGTAACGCATCGTATTCTTCCGTTAAT from Faecalibacter sp. LW9 encodes:
- a CDS encoding NAD(P)/FAD-dependent oxidoreductase; translation: MKQAIKNYISCTSCHGNGMKSQGVSKRKLQRYESALAQLKNDQPIPSHLKKPTATLQICTACEGTGLIACETIPASQSTYPHVGIIGAGIGGVALALACLHRQIPFTLFERDRAFDDRSQGYGLTLQQASKEMKKFGISSLEEGIVSTLHLAHTHEGEVIGQWGLRNLTDQQKIAEKNKNRSTNVHIARQALRQALLDQLGGNEQVVWNHRLKSFHTADQVELIFDLNGQDKHYEVDLLVGADGIRSAVRQQLISEELYPLRYLGCLVVLGICSLYRIPLPPHELLDGHTVFQTANGTERMYMMPYDRNSIMWQFSFPSTEENAKIISQKGAIALKEEVMKRTAWHTPIPQIIEATDPTNITGYPVYDREILNPSYLTHAEPVTLIGDAAHPMSPFKGQGANQALLDALQLAQKIKTIYSQKHDTITIRDTILQPFEEEMIKRSSVKVKKSAEAAQFLHSEIVLKKGNVTFGSKFNSNKNEL
- a CDS encoding helix-turn-helix domain-containing protein encodes the protein MNKIEEKTVYSIPYGEICLYETNVPFKGMNFNFDHPSISMMIQGEKKVKWNDECFEFGTRKILIPEKKQILTVDIDEASYEQPIKCAILSIDEDFVSSFYDEITGLQNKDWLDVIGGDEKEILNYFVSEEGLLINSFFNLLNDRTSIKEKMNHLDYIFQLKMKELTYLILQSKARKLILNQSLAQNNPLHEVINYINANFKEKIKISDLAKIACMSESKLFSKFKENFGCSPNHFIIQKRLEFARQLLTNHMKQLTISEISYMSGFNNVEHFNRKFKEVYNETPTRMKKELTSIS
- the ytxJ gene encoding bacillithiol system redox-active protein YtxJ, which codes for MTKHDIQTIERLDEIDQASFQRPQIIYKHSTTCELNQMIWNQLQQSDLELQYLDLLTYRPISNAIEARYQVRHESPQILIIKEGKCVYHVSHRKIKNEEIRAFLDSLNA
- a CDS encoding GMC family oxidoreductase codes for the protein MKTYDYIIIGAGSAGAVVASRLAENKELNVLILEAGPSDIAEEIQSPAQWPLIWNTPRDWAYHTVPQEHAGNVTKYWPRGKTLGGSSAINGMIYIRGAKQDYDNWAYKGCYGWDYESVLPYFKKSEAYELGENEMHGGNGPMTVTKIKEPNPISIAAINGCKELGYPTTDDFNTNIWGAGLNDLSVTKEGIRCSTAEAFLKPHLSSENLTITTEALVHRLIIENQRCVGVEYEKNGEINRVYAQEEVILSAGTIGSAQILMLSGIGDRDELKEVGIDAIQHLPGVGKNLQDHLLCSVIFEAKQTIVPPKANLLEAQIFWKSRPEMIVPDLQPLFMALPYYAPGFEGPENAFTFCAGMIRPASKGFMKLKSNNPKDYPMIDPKYLSEQADLDALYEAVELCRKLGQTEALKDWMKEEIYPGKDKSKEEVLDYIRKAASTYHHMTGTCKMGIDQDAVVDPTLKVYGIEGLRVADASIMPDVPSGNTNAPAIMVGEKAADMIKSTYSIKQQERNLTHAL
- a CDS encoding aldehyde dehydrogenase family protein, which codes for MNTFSYIINGVHKTSNEIIEVNNPATGELIGKYYASTIEDVEEAIATAKSQQKIWGKLSQEERDQFILQIADAIGSNKSYLAEWITKEQGKPLNGPGAQFEMDACIGWTQVPASLQLSDEIVFEDNTRKDVLKRLPVGVVAAITPWNRPLMIAIWQIIPSIKMGNTVVIKPSEYTTIASLELFRIINDILPAGVLNVVTGDGKIGAHLTAHQDISKIMFTGSIATGRRIIEASTKNMARLTLECGGNDAGIVLPGTDMHQIAEGLFWGSFLNMGQTCAALKRLYVHEDDLDATVEALTTVTKNIKMGNGIEEDVFLSPLQNQMQYDKVNALLEQTKNNSNAKIIIPNPEIPTQGYFIPITLVTGVDHGDAIVDEEQFGPVLPIITYTTLEEAIRKANELEVGLGASVWGTDEHTLDSVAQQMEAGTVWINQHGAIHPFVPFGGVKQSGYGVEFGIEGLKAVTLPKIISYKK